In Metopolophium dirhodum isolate CAU chromosome 7, ASM1992520v1, whole genome shotgun sequence, one genomic interval encodes:
- the LOC132948897 gene encoding nuclear transcription factor Y subunit gamma-like produces MSVFLVNPSTEEEEEDNPTEDDPNAITISVEDNNQTCNVAALNQFWPKAIEEIRKIGTLDLKTQALPLARIKKVMKLDDNVKMISAEAPMLFSKAAEIFINELTLRAWIHTEDNRRRTLQRNDIAMAITKYDQFDFLIDIVPREEAKIVTKEVKTSLNPEQVQYYFQLAQQQQQQQQQQQQHQQQQQTNNASGSSAGQTIQILQPVNNQVVSLGNGTQDQVNIENIPNNTSNITSTSTTVTGSQPQVIQLQGNTQALNTNSNGVLQLVQQVITPTGEIQHIPIQINSHQLQMLRMQIQNSPQSQQVQVVQSQPQIIQVASQANGPTPVYISQPSINPSSSPE; encoded by the exons ATGTCCGTTTTCTTGGTGAATCC GTCCACAGAAGAAGAAGAGGAAGACAATCCGACCGAAGATGATCCCAACGCTATTACAATATCCGTAGAAGATAACAATCAAACATGCAATGTGGCTGCCCTAAACCAATTTTGGCCCAAAGCAATCGAGGAAATTAGAAAGATTGGAACA TTAGACTTAAAAACACAAGCGTTACCACTAGCTAGAATAAAAAAAGTGATGAAATTAGATGACAATGTAAAAATGATCAGTGCAGAGGCTCCAATGTTGTTCTCAAAAGCTGCGgaaatatttatcaatgaatTGACTCTTCGCGCTTGGATTCATACCGAAGATAACCGTCGACGGACGTTGCAAAGAAATGATATTGCTATGGCGATCACCAAGTATGACcaatttgattttcttattgACATAGTGCCTAGAGAAGAAGCAAAAATTGTCACAAAAGAAGTTAAGACATCACTGAATCCCGAACAA gttcagtattattttcaacttgctcaacaacagcagcaacaacagcaacaacagcaacaacatcaacaacaacaacaaacaaATAATGCATCAGGGTCAAGTGCTGGACAGACAATACAAATCTTACAACCAGTGAACAATCAAGTAGTATCTTTAGGGAATGGTACTCAAGATCAagtaaatatagaaaat atTCCAAATAATACATCAAATATTACAAGTACTTCAACCACTGTAACAGGAAGTCAGCCACAAGTTATACAGTTACAAGGCAATACTCAGGCATTAAATACAAACTCAAATGGCGTACTTCAATTAGTACAACAGGTTATTACTCCAACTGGAGAAATACAACATATACCT atacaaATTAACTCCCATCAACTGCAAATGCTTCGCAtgcaaattcaaaattctccTCAATCTCAACAAGTTCAAGTGGTTCAGTCCCAACCTCAAATCATACAA gtGGCCTCACAAGCTAATGGACCTACGCCAGTATACATATCTCAACCATCTATTAATCCATCGTCAAGTccagaataa
- the LOC132948896 gene encoding uncharacterized protein LOC132948896, which yields MRVHIHTMDSKYKELHREAISNQTGSSLLEIYTSLFPLPIHIIIFIWMSIGTDYSKKINSPTVWMFLFEFIIMVLPTVFNFTLLSDYSVDQFLIYITIFGVAFTWMLLNHNYLSSSTIKTKKNPYMTVYRFMLNTYTVFCILAVDFNVFPRRFAKTETYGHGVMDIGVGCYVCSNALLFRIPNTQNISKNVLKVFKQVLPLLVLGIGRTYFVTKADYHHYVFEYGVHWNFFMTLAFLKIINLFILPFVSTCCLSGIATILVIIYELSLNFGLADWIMSDAPRDTLFSANREGILSLIGYEAIFLYSLSMKSRLSVFMNKNHLLNNMFLLIVTASLSIVLFLLTFAISFVFGVSRRLANAGYVYWVLSISSYLLFMSIMIENFITVLLHKKGRIGEFNRISLIIDSINDNLLFFFLFANVVTGVINMCLYTLVMNTVSSLIILSLYMFVIYFTIYILQRYKIKIYV from the coding sequence ATGCGTGTTCACATTCACACAATGGATTCCAAGTATAAAGAGCTGCATAGAGAAGCCATTTCCAACCAAACAGGCTCATcattacttgaaatttacacatCTCTGTTTCCATTGCCaattcatataatcatatttatttggaTGTCAATTGGTACAGACTACAGCAAAAAAATCAACTCTCCGACAGTTTGGATgtttctttttgaatttattataatggtactACCGACCGTGTTTAATTTCACGTTGCTTTCAGATTATTCAGTTGACCAGTTCTTAATTTACATTACAATCTTTGGTGTTGCATTTACTTGGATGTTGTTGAACCACAATTATCTATCATCAAGtactattaaaacaaaaaaaaatccttacaTGACTGTTTATAGATTTATGCTCAATACATATACAGTGTTTTGTATATTGGCAGTAGATTTCAATGTGTTTCCACGGCGGTTTGCCAAAACCGAAACGTATGGACACGGTGTAATGGATATAGGTGTAGGATGTTATGTTTGTTCTAATGCATTATTGTTTAGAATTCCTAACACACagaatataagtaaaaatgtacTCAAAGTTTTCAAACAAGTCTTACCATTACTTGTGTTGGGAATTGGCCGTACTTATTTTGTAACGAAAGCAGATTATCATCATTATGTATTTGAGTATGGTGTACATTGGAATTTTTTCATGACTTTAGCattcctaaaaataattaatctatttattttaccatttgtTAGTACTTGTTGTCTATCTGGTATTGCCACAATTCTGGTCATTATTTATGAGTTATCATTAAATTTTGGTCTAGCTGATTGGATTATGAGTGATGCTCCTAGAGACACACTGTTCTCAGCAAACCGTGAAGGCATATTATCATTGATAGGCTATgaagcaatatttttatattccttgTCAATGAAATCACGGTTGTctgtttttatgaataaaaatcatttattaaacaatatgttCCTTTTAATAGTAACGGCTTCTTtatctattgttttatttttattgacattcgcCATAAGTTTTGTTTTTGGCGTTTCTAGAAGATTAGCTAATGCTGGTTATGTTTACTGGGTATTATCTATATCTTCATATCTATTATTCATGTCGATTATGATTGAAAACTTCATAACTGTTCTTTTACATAAGAAAGGACGAATAGGTGAATTCAATAGAATTTCACTCATTATAGATagtattaatgataatttattatttttctttttatttgcCAATGTTGTAACTGGAGTTATAAATATGTGTTTATACACTTTAGTAATGAATACCGTCTCTAGTTTAATTATTCTGTCTCTTTAtatgtttgttatttatttcacaatttatattttacagcgttataaaattaaaatttatgtttaa